The Planctellipticum variicoloris DNA window CGCCATCGGTCTGCTGGACCTGGCGAAAGATCCGGAAACCGAGATTCGCGACGTCATCGATCTGGTCAAGTCCGACCCCGCCATCTCGGCGAAGCTGGTCAAAGCGGCCAATTCGACCTTCTTTGGTTTTCGCTCCGAAGTCCGCTCGATCGACCGGGCCGTTCCGCTGCTCGGAACGACCGTGACCACCTCGCTCTCGCTCAGCTTCTCGCTCACCGATGAATCGATGGCCGCCGGTCCGATGGCCGCGCACTACAACAAATACTGGCAGCAGTCGGTCGTCCAGGCCTCGGCCGCCGAAAGTCTCTGCCGGCTGGTCGGCCACGGACTCGCCAGCGAGTACTTTCTCATCGGGCTCCTGCTCGATCTCGGTCGACTGGCCATGCTCAAGGTCGTGCCCCGGGAATACCGGGTTCCGCTGGAGGCGTTCGAGTCGAACGGCAAATCTCTCGTCGACACCGAACGCGAACATCTCGGAATCGACCACGTTGAGGTGGGCGTCCAGCTCATGACCAACTGGAAATTGCCCGACAGCCTGATTCGCGCCGTCGAGACTCATCACGCCTCCGCGCCGGAGATCGTTGCGCGGCACGGCGACGCCGAATGCAATCTCGCCGCCGGGGCGGCCGTCGCCGCCTGCGTGGGAGACTACTTCTGCAACTCCTCCAAAGGCCGCGCCCTGGAGCAGTTGAAGGCTCTGACGCACGAATTTTTCCAGCTCGATGACGCCAGCCTGACGCGGTATCTCGATGCGGTCGGCGAGCGCCTGGTCGCCGCCGCCGAACTCTTCAACGTGGATCTCAGCCACATTCCCAGCACCGCCGATCTGATGGTCCAAGCGAACGAACAACTGGTCAACCTGACTCTGCGCGAACATGTCGCCAATACTCAGGCCACCGTGCGGCAGCAGGTGATGGAACGGGAGCGCCAGCAGCTCGAAGATCTCAACCGCGAACTCGCTCAGCAGGCCATGCACGACG harbors:
- a CDS encoding diguanylate cyclase — translated: MLDPRHIWASSQLPTLPAVAIGLLDLAKDPETEIRDVIDLVKSDPAISAKLVKAANSTFFGFRSEVRSIDRAVPLLGTTVTTSLSLSFSLTDESMAAGPMAAHYNKYWQQSVVQASAAESLCRLVGHGLASEYFLIGLLLDLGRLAMLKVVPREYRVPLEAFESNGKSLVDTEREHLGIDHVEVGVQLMTNWKLPDSLIRAVETHHASAPEIVARHGDAECNLAAGAAVAACVGDYFCNSSKGRALEQLKALTHEFFQLDDASLTRYLDAVGERLVAAAELFNVDLSHIPSTADLMVQANEQLVNLTLREHVANTQATVRQQVMERERQQLEDLNRELAQQAMHDGLTKVYNRKFFDETLEREVVRARRSASPVGVILIDVDRFKVINDTYGHPFGDVVLQQIARVLAGTIRGADVISRYGGEEFVVLANQPTEKGLEKLAERLRERVEQESFLFGSTEIPVTVSVGAAITIPARNETGTPSSLVSAADECLYRSKSDGRNRVTIRSLVTAADREMFALVNQHRFSRWLVAEKYLDVPQISRALVQCHTDHCRMGDLAVRAGYLTESQVAAILEMQSTVGERFGQLAVQTGALDREHVVHLLALQQENPQQLAAAIARLGLMSPSATMVALEEYQKANVPAGTPLVGTR